From Halorubrum salinarum, the proteins below share one genomic window:
- a CDS encoding CBS domain-containing protein, with translation MDLDDRTRVADVMSTPLETIGADAPIRDAARRMRDGGISALVVTTGGGCIVTQSDVVGAVADGRDPEATTVRDVMTEDVETVTPDLMMQEVAAMMTMYGVKHLPVVDDDYVGMVSSTDIAEHLS, from the coding sequence ATGGATCTCGACGACAGAACCCGCGTCGCGGACGTGATGTCGACGCCCCTGGAGACGATCGGAGCGGACGCCCCGATTCGGGACGCCGCCCGACGGATGCGCGACGGCGGCATCAGCGCGCTCGTCGTGACCACCGGCGGCGGCTGTATCGTCACGCAGAGCGACGTCGTCGGGGCGGTCGCCGACGGGCGCGACCCCGAGGCGACGACGGTCCGCGACGTGATGACCGAGGACGTCGAGACGGTGACGCCCGACCTCATGATGCAGGAGGTGGCCGCGATGATGACGATGTACGGCGTCAAACACCTCCCGGTCGTCGACGACGACTACGTCGGCATGGTCTCGTCGACGGACATCGCCGAACACCTCTCGTAA
- a CDS encoding thiamine pyrophosphate-dependent enzyme: MSTFSAIGEEREIDRDEYTPGVEPQPTWCPGCGDFSVLKALKQALPEVGRTPEETLLCTGIGCSGKLNSYLDTYGFHTIHGRSLPVARAAKLANPDLEVIAAGGDGDGYGIGGNHFVHTARENHDMTYIVFNNEIFGLTKGQTSPTSPKGHKSKTQPHGSAKEPIKPLSMSLNAGASYVARTAAVNPNQAKEIITEAIEHDGFAHVDFLTQCPTWNKDARQYVPYIDVNDSDDYEFDKTDRVEAQEMMRTTEEALYDGEVLTGRFYVDEDRPSYGQEKRAIGEMPEEPLAERYWDDDYEWERSHDMFLDKHA; this comes from the coding sequence ATGAGCACGTTTTCAGCGATCGGAGAGGAGCGAGAGATCGACCGTGACGAGTACACCCCCGGCGTGGAGCCGCAGCCGACGTGGTGTCCGGGCTGCGGTGACTTCAGCGTCCTGAAGGCGCTCAAGCAGGCGCTACCGGAGGTCGGGCGCACGCCCGAGGAGACCCTGCTGTGTACCGGGATCGGCTGTTCGGGCAAGCTGAACAGCTACCTCGACACGTACGGGTTCCACACGATCCACGGGCGCTCGCTGCCCGTGGCCCGCGCCGCGAAGCTCGCGAACCCCGACCTCGAAGTGATCGCCGCCGGCGGCGACGGCGACGGCTACGGGATCGGCGGGAACCACTTCGTCCACACGGCCCGGGAGAACCACGACATGACGTACATCGTGTTCAACAACGAGATCTTCGGGCTCACGAAGGGGCAGACCTCCCCGACCAGCCCGAAGGGCCACAAGTCGAAGACGCAGCCCCACGGGAGCGCCAAGGAGCCGATCAAGCCGCTCTCGATGTCGCTCAACGCCGGCGCCTCCTACGTCGCCCGGACGGCCGCGGTCAACCCGAACCAGGCGAAGGAGATCATCACCGAGGCGATCGAACACGACGGGTTCGCGCACGTCGACTTCCTCACCCAGTGTCCGACCTGGAACAAGGACGCGCGCCAGTACGTCCCGTACATCGACGTCAACGACTCCGACGACTACGAGTTCGACAAGACGGACCGCGTCGAGGCCCAGGAGATGATGCGCACGACCGAGGAGGCCCTCTACGACGGCGAGGTCCTCACCGGCCGCTTCTACGTCGACGAGGACCGTCCGTCCTACGGTCAGGAGAAGCGCGCGATCGGCGAGATGCCCGAGGAGCCGCTCGCCGAGCGCTACTGGGACGACGACTACGAGTGGGAGCGCTCCCACGACATGTTCCTCGACAAACACGCCTGA
- the lrpA1 gene encoding HTH-type transcriptional regulator LrpA1, with the protein MSTVSTEERILSVLEEDAQASCGEIAERADVSKPTVRKYIDRLEERGVIVGYSAEVDPKKLSSQSIAMVGMDVDSGQYVEATRELKSLEEVQALYTSSGDHMLMAEVRAGDGDELGEVISEKLLGVEGVTAAHPSFLQERLK; encoded by the coding sequence ATGAGTACCGTATCGACGGAAGAGCGGATCCTCTCCGTGTTAGAGGAGGACGCACAGGCGTCCTGCGGGGAGATCGCCGAACGGGCCGACGTCTCGAAGCCGACGGTGCGGAAGTACATCGACCGCCTCGAAGAGCGGGGCGTGATCGTCGGCTACTCGGCGGAGGTCGACCCGAAGAAGCTCTCGTCGCAGTCGATCGCCATGGTCGGGATGGACGTCGACTCCGGACAGTACGTGGAGGCGACGCGCGAACTAAAGTCGCTAGAGGAAGTCCAGGCGCTGTACACCTCCTCCGGCGACCACATGCTGATGGCCGAGGTCCGCGCCGGCGACGGCGACGAGCTCGGCGAGGTCATCTCCGAGAAGTTGCTCGGCGTCGAAGGCGTCACCGCGGCGCACCCCTCCTTCCTCCAGGAACGACTGAAGTAG
- the dph5 gene encoding diphthine synthase — protein sequence MLTFIGLGLYDERSVTVEGREALRAADRVFAEFYTSRLVGADVADLEAYHGVDVEVRDRAGVERDPEPILEAAADGDAAFLTAGDTMISTTHTDLRLRAEERGIDTRVIHGVTAQSAASSLTGLQNYRFGKATTLPFPYAHGGDDVPASVVETIEANRERGLHTVVYLDIKVGTGPSGPDPDHEEYMTADVAADLLAEGWADELAVAVARAGSPDAVVAADRLSALADREFGDPLHLLVIPGDLHHVEADALVGLADAPEALVEE from the coding sequence ATGCTCACCTTCATCGGGCTCGGCCTCTACGACGAGCGCTCCGTCACCGTCGAGGGGCGCGAGGCGCTGCGGGCGGCCGACCGGGTCTTCGCGGAGTTCTACACCAGCCGGCTGGTCGGCGCCGACGTCGCCGACCTGGAGGCGTACCACGGCGTCGACGTCGAGGTCCGCGACCGCGCCGGCGTGGAGCGGGATCCGGAGCCCATCCTGGAGGCGGCCGCGGACGGCGACGCCGCCTTCCTCACGGCCGGCGACACGATGATCTCGACCACCCACACCGACCTCCGGCTCCGCGCCGAGGAGCGCGGCATCGACACGCGGGTGATCCACGGCGTCACCGCCCAGTCCGCGGCGTCGAGCCTGACGGGGCTCCAGAACTACCGGTTCGGGAAGGCGACGACGCTGCCGTTCCCGTACGCGCACGGCGGCGACGACGTGCCCGCGAGCGTGGTCGAGACCATCGAGGCGAACCGCGAGCGCGGGCTCCACACCGTCGTCTACCTTGACATCAAGGTCGGGACCGGCCCGAGCGGCCCCGACCCGGACCACGAGGAGTACATGACGGCCGACGTGGCCGCCGACCTGCTCGCCGAGGGGTGGGCCGACGAGCTCGCCGTCGCCGTCGCCCGTGCGGGGTCGCCCGACGCGGTCGTCGCCGCCGACCGCCTGAGCGCGCTCGCCGACCGCGAGTTCGGCGACCCGCTCCACCTGCTCGTGATCCCGGGCGACCTCCACCACGTCGAGGCGGACGCGCTGGTCGGCCTCGCGGACGCTCCCGAGGCCCTCGTCGAGGAGTGA
- a CDS encoding 2-oxoacid:acceptor oxidoreductase subunit alpha, with translation MTDDELIWRISGGSGDGIASTSQNFAKALMRSGLNVFTHRHYPSRIRGGHTYTEVRASADPVESRGDGYNFLLALGDSFARNPQEEAVYGNEEIKPLSENLDELREGGVIVYDEGLLDASEIPNFEERAEENDWHVYPLDLRGLARDMGREVMRNTAGVGATCALTGMELDHVEDLMRDAMPEKILEPNLEILETAYDQVREEYDVDAPDVSVPTGEHDETQLLMSGSDAISYGAIDEGCRFIAGYPMTPWTEVFTIMTQNLPKLGGISEQVEDEIAAAALAVGASHAGVKAMSGSSGGGFALMSEPLGLAEMTETPVVLVEAMRAGPSTGMPTKPEQSDLEHVLYTSQGDSQRVVLAPGTVEEAYEQSRIAFRLAYEYQIPTILLYDQKLGGELTNVPKSHFDRDPNPDLGKTLSEDALADEPHSGDGKFHRFQHDVDDGVSPRSVPGQKGGRFLATGNEHDPTGHISESPDNRVAQIDRRTQKLEAIRADLDGEDTGSYAGPEDAEYGILTFGSQQGTVEEAVGRLNEAGHSVKSYGVSDMLPFPTEQVEAFVESVDEVLVVEMTASGQFRGLVQKNLGRYGEKLSSLLKYNGNPFEPAEVVDGFEAAIVEGDGDASGHQTTFVPAAGD, from the coding sequence ATGACTGACGACGAACTCATCTGGCGGATATCGGGGGGATCCGGTGACGGGATCGCTTCCACCAGCCAGAACTTCGCGAAGGCCTTGATGCGATCGGGGCTCAACGTCTTCACGCATCGGCACTACCCGTCGCGGATCCGCGGCGGCCACACCTACACCGAGGTCCGCGCGTCGGCGGACCCCGTCGAATCCCGGGGCGACGGCTACAACTTCCTGCTCGCGCTCGGCGACTCCTTCGCCCGTAACCCGCAGGAGGAGGCCGTCTACGGCAACGAGGAGATCAAGCCGCTCTCGGAGAACCTGGACGAGCTCCGCGAGGGCGGGGTCATCGTCTACGACGAAGGACTCCTCGACGCCTCCGAGATCCCGAACTTCGAGGAGCGCGCCGAGGAGAACGACTGGCACGTGTACCCGCTCGACCTCCGCGGCCTCGCCCGCGACATGGGTCGCGAGGTCATGCGCAACACCGCCGGCGTCGGCGCGACCTGCGCGTTGACCGGCATGGAACTCGACCACGTCGAGGACCTGATGCGCGACGCGATGCCGGAGAAGATCCTCGAACCGAACCTGGAGATCCTCGAGACCGCGTACGACCAGGTCCGCGAGGAGTACGACGTGGACGCCCCGGACGTGTCGGTTCCGACGGGCGAACACGACGAGACCCAGCTGCTCATGTCCGGGTCGGACGCCATCTCCTACGGCGCCATCGACGAGGGCTGCCGGTTCATCGCCGGCTACCCGATGACGCCGTGGACCGAGGTGTTCACCATCATGACGCAGAACCTGCCGAAGCTCGGCGGGATCTCCGAGCAGGTGGAAGACGAGATCGCCGCGGCCGCGCTCGCGGTCGGGGCCTCGCACGCCGGCGTCAAGGCGATGTCCGGCTCCTCCGGCGGCGGGTTCGCGCTGATGTCCGAGCCGCTCGGGCTCGCGGAGATGACGGAGACGCCCGTCGTCCTCGTCGAGGCCATGCGCGCCGGCCCCTCGACCGGGATGCCGACGAAGCCGGAGCAGTCCGACCTCGAACACGTCCTCTACACCTCGCAGGGCGACTCCCAGCGCGTCGTCCTGGCCCCGGGGACCGTCGAGGAGGCGTACGAGCAGTCGCGGATCGCCTTCCGGCTCGCCTACGAGTACCAGATCCCGACGATCCTGCTGTACGACCAGAAGCTCGGCGGCGAGCTGACGAACGTCCCCAAGAGCCACTTCGACCGCGACCCGAACCCGGACCTCGGGAAGACGCTCTCGGAGGACGCGCTCGCCGACGAGCCGCACTCCGGCGACGGGAAGTTCCACCGCTTCCAGCACGACGTGGACGACGGCGTCTCGCCGCGGTCGGTGCCCGGGCAGAAGGGCGGTCGCTTCCTCGCGACCGGCAACGAGCACGACCCGACCGGCCACATCAGCGAGTCCCCGGACAACCGGGTCGCGCAGATCGACCGGCGGACCCAGAAGCTGGAGGCGATCCGCGCCGACCTCGACGGGGAGGACACCGGATCGTACGCCGGCCCCGAGGACGCCGAGTACGGCATCCTCACGTTCGGCAGCCAGCAGGGGACCGTCGAGGAAGCCGTCGGTCGGCTCAACGAGGCCGGCCACTCCGTGAAGTCGTACGGCGTCTCCGACATGCTCCCGTTCCCGACCGAGCAGGTCGAGGCGTTCGTCGAGAGCGTCGACGAGGTCCTCGTCGTCGAGATGACGGCGTCCGGACAGTTCCGCGGGCTCGTCCAGAAGAACCTCGGCCGCTACGGCGAGAAGCTGTCGAGCCTGTTGAAGTACAACGGGAACCCGTTCGAGCCGGCGGAGGTCGTCGACGGGTTCGAGGCCGCGATCGTCGAGGGCGACGGCGACGCGTCCGGCCACCAGACCACGTTCGTCCCAGCCGCAGGTGACTAA
- a CDS encoding CBS domain-containing protein, translating to MNDVPVDRLMSTDLTTIERGAPAADAAKRMRDTGVSSILVVEPDGRLAGLITATDFVGLVRDNDPKDRTPVEAFMTTDVVTVGREDTVAELAAPTAHGYTHLPVTDADGRPIGMVSTTDLTAHLSKAR from the coding sequence ATGAACGACGTACCCGTCGATCGGCTCATGTCGACCGACCTCACCACGATCGAACGCGGCGCCCCGGCGGCCGACGCGGCGAAGCGGATGCGCGACACCGGCGTCAGTTCGATCCTCGTCGTCGAGCCCGACGGGCGGCTGGCCGGGCTGATCACCGCGACGGACTTCGTGGGGCTCGTCCGCGACAACGACCCGAAAGACCGGACGCCGGTCGAGGCGTTCATGACGACCGACGTCGTCACGGTGGGTCGCGAGGACACCGTCGCGGAGCTGGCGGCGCCGACCGCGCACGGCTACACCCACCTCCCCGTGACCGACGCGGACGGCAGACCGATCGGGATGGTGTCGACGACGGACCTCACGGCGCACCTCTCGAAGGCACGCTGA